One Ahaetulla prasina isolate Xishuangbanna chromosome 1, ASM2864084v1, whole genome shotgun sequence DNA window includes the following coding sequences:
- the ASCL2 gene encoding achaete-scute homolog 2 — protein MNSGALGTTMQPTAHAVCKSYSLHGYNSSGGSLGLKMQAGHSAGSSSSGMPQPWGVATGCSGQIQPSNSATRCKGSKRRSSSPELLRCKRRLAFPGLTAQQGGGSGGAAAVARRNERERNRVKLVNLGFQTLRQHVPNGAAAKKMSKVETLRSAVEYIRALQQLLDEHDAVSAAFQDGLLPAGRDAASVACAGSGSSSYSSASPSFDGHEGSSVPGSPRSAYSSDESGYEGALSPEEQELLDFTSWFGNC, from the coding sequence ATGAACAGCGGGGCTCTAGGAACAACCATGCAACCAACAGCCCACGCCGTTTGCAAAAGTTACTCGCTGCACGGTTACAATAGCAGCGGCGGCTCTTTGGGGCTCAAGATGCAAGCGGGACACAGCGCGGGTTCCTCTTCGTCCGGGATGCCCCAACCGTGGGGTGTTGCCACGGGCTGTTCCGGCCAGATTCAGCCGTCCAACTCGGCCACGCGCTGCAAAGGCTCCAAGCGGCGCTCGAGCTCGCCGGAGCTGCTGCGTTGCAAGAGGCGCTTAGCCTTCCCGGGTTTGACAGCGCAGCAAGGcggaggaagcggcggcgcggcGGCCGTGGCGCGGCGCAATGAGCGGGAGAGGAACCGCGTCAAGCTGGTGAACCTGGGTTTCCAGACCTTGCGCCAGCACGTGCCCAACGGCGCAGCTGCCAAGAAGATGAGCAAAGTGGAGACCCTCCGCTCCGCCGTGGAATACATCCGCGCTTTGCAGCAGTTGCTGGACGAGCACGATGCCGTCAGCGCCGCCTTCCAGGACGGTCTCCTGCCGGCTGGCCGTGACGCTGCCTCCGTTGCTTGCGCTGGAAGCGGCAGCAGCTCGTATTCCTCCGCCTCGCCCTCTTTTGACGGCCACGAGGGCAGTTCTGTGCCGGGTTCCCCGCGCTCGGCTTATTCGTCGGACGAGAGTGGCTACGAGGGGGCGCTCAGCCCGGAGGAACAGGAGCTGCTCGATTTCACGAGTTGGTTCGGGAACTGCTGA